In Streptomyces canus, one DNA window encodes the following:
- a CDS encoding LacI family DNA-binding transcriptional regulator, with amino-acid sequence MTTRLADIAAQAGVSEATVSRVLNGKPGVAATTRQTVLAALDVLGYERPVRLRQRSEGLVGLITPELENPIFPALAQVIGQALTRQGYTPVLATQTPGGSTEDELTEMLVDRGVAGIIFVSGLHADTSADMQRYEQLRAQGVPFVLVDGFSPKVQAPFISPDDRAAMALAVTHLVSLGHKRIGLALGPKRFVPVQRKIEGFVRTMQDLLGLAAATVEADLVQHSLYTLEGGQAAATALIDRDCTAVVCASDMMALGAIRAARQRGLEVPRDVSVVGFDDSPLIAFTDPPLTTIRKPVPAMGQAAVRTLLEEIGGTPAPHSEFVFMPELVVRGSTASAPGDRTRP; translated from the coding sequence CAGCCGCGTCCTCAACGGGAAGCCGGGTGTCGCCGCCACCACCCGCCAGACCGTGCTGGCCGCACTCGACGTGCTGGGCTACGAACGCCCGGTCCGGCTGCGGCAGCGCAGCGAGGGCCTGGTGGGCCTGATCACCCCGGAGCTGGAGAACCCGATATTCCCGGCCCTGGCCCAGGTGATCGGCCAGGCGCTGACCCGGCAGGGCTACACCCCGGTCCTCGCCACCCAGACCCCGGGCGGCTCCACGGAGGACGAGCTCACGGAGATGCTCGTCGACCGGGGCGTGGCGGGCATCATCTTCGTCTCCGGGCTGCACGCGGACACCTCCGCGGACATGCAGCGCTATGAGCAGCTGCGGGCGCAGGGCGTGCCGTTCGTGCTCGTGGACGGGTTCTCGCCGAAGGTGCAGGCGCCGTTCATCTCCCCCGACGACCGCGCGGCGATGGCACTGGCGGTGACGCACCTGGTGTCGCTGGGGCACAAGCGGATCGGCCTCGCCCTCGGCCCGAAGCGCTTCGTGCCGGTCCAGCGCAAGATCGAGGGCTTCGTCCGCACCATGCAGGACCTGCTCGGGCTGGCCGCGGCGACCGTCGAGGCGGACCTGGTCCAGCACTCCCTCTACACGCTGGAGGGTGGCCAGGCGGCCGCGACGGCGCTCATCGACCGTGACTGCACGGCGGTGGTGTGCGCGAGCGACATGATGGCGCTGGGCGCGATACGGGCGGCTCGGCAGCGGGGTCTGGAAGTGCCGCGGGACGTCTCGGTCGTGGGTTTCGACGACTCCCCGCTGATCGCCTTCACCGACCCGCCGCTGACGACGATCCGCAAGCCGGTGCCGGCCATGGGGCAGGCGGCGGTACGGACGTTGCTGGAGGAGATCGGCGGAACACCCGCGCCGCACAGCGAGTTCGTGTTCATGCCGGAGCTGGTGGTGCGGGGTTCGACGGCTTCGGCACCTGGGGATCGCACTCGTCCGTAG